Proteins from a single region of Alphaproteobacteria bacterium:
- a CDS encoding alpha/beta hydrolase, with protein sequence MLDAEVRLFLDLLEKATAAGRPKLSDLPVSVGRPAVDRMSCEGEADPPDVARVLDGTLPGPAGAIAWRRYWPMHVEEKTIPSLVYYHGGGFVIGNIETHDSTCRRLANKSRCQVISIDYRLAPEHRFPAPVDDALAAFRHIRDNAAGFDTSADRIAVGGDSAGGNLAAVVCQQTKWSGEAMPAFQMLIYPATDSVGHAEARRARGEGYFLTQELMDWFFGHYAPPGIDQRDPRMSPLLAEDLSGLPPAYVLTAGYDPLRDEGLAYATKLRAAGVRTVYSQFPGTIHGFFSLTRFLRQGLVANDEAAGVMAAFFGR encoded by the coding sequence ATGCTCGACGCCGAAGTCCGCCTCTTCCTCGACCTGCTGGAGAAGGCGACCGCCGCCGGTCGCCCCAAGCTCAGCGACCTGCCGGTCTCGGTGGGCCGGCCCGCCGTCGATCGCATGTCCTGCGAGGGCGAGGCCGATCCGCCCGACGTCGCGCGCGTGCTCGACGGCACGCTGCCGGGACCGGCCGGCGCGATCGCCTGGCGCCGCTACTGGCCGATGCATGTCGAGGAGAAGACGATCCCGTCGCTGGTCTACTATCACGGCGGCGGCTTCGTGATCGGCAACATCGAGACGCACGACTCGACCTGCCGGCGGCTGGCCAACAAGAGCCGCTGCCAGGTGATCTCGATCGACTACCGCCTAGCGCCGGAGCACCGCTTCCCGGCGCCGGTCGATGACGCGCTGGCGGCGTTCCGCCACATCAGGGACAACGCCGCCGGCTTCGACACCAGTGCCGATCGCATCGCCGTCGGTGGCGATTCCGCCGGCGGTAATCTCGCCGCCGTCGTGTGCCAGCAGACGAAGTGGTCGGGCGAGGCCATGCCGGCCTTCCAGATGCTGATCTATCCCGCCACCGACAGCGTCGGCCACGCCGAGGCGCGGCGGGCCAGGGGCGAGGGCTATTTCCTCACCCAGGAGCTGATGGACTGGTTCTTCGGCCACTATGCGCCGCCGGGCATCGATCAGCGCGATCCCAGGATGTCGCCGCTGCTGGCCGAGGACCTGTCCGGCCTGCCACCGGCCTATGTCCTGACCGCCGGCTACGATCCACTGCGCGACGAGGGCCTGGCCTATGCCACGAAGCTGCGGGCGGCGGGCGTGCGCACCGTCTACAGCCAGTTTCCCGGCACCATCCATGGCTTCTTCTCGCTGACCCGATTCCTCAGGCAAGGCCTGGTTGCCAACGACGAGGCGGCGGGCGTGATGGCGGCCTTCTTCGGCCGCTAA